A stretch of the Halomonas sp. BDJS001 genome encodes the following:
- a CDS encoding phage tail protein: protein MDPFVGEIKMLGFAWAPVDWALCNGAQLSIAQYQALFSLLGTVYGGNGQTVFNLPDLRGRMPRGQGQGAGMPNVTIGEQAGAENRTLTINQMPQHTHAAGAMTTPDAANEDTPATGDYLASGKVNLNDPVRNYYRGTPSGTVELGNGQTGISGGSQPFNVMNPYLALNFSIALQGIYPSRP, encoded by the coding sequence ATGGATCCATTTGTTGGGGAAATCAAAATGCTAGGCTTTGCATGGGCACCGGTGGACTGGGCTCTGTGCAATGGTGCCCAGCTATCTATTGCACAATATCAGGCTCTCTTCTCTTTGCTCGGCACCGTTTATGGCGGCAATGGCCAAACCGTTTTTAACTTGCCAGATCTGAGAGGGCGAATGCCCAGAGGGCAAGGTCAGGGAGCGGGCATGCCAAATGTCACTATCGGTGAGCAGGCTGGAGCGGAAAACCGCACACTGACTATCAATCAAATGCCTCAACACACGCATGCCGCTGGGGCAATGACCACACCTGATGCCGCCAATGAAGACACGCCTGCTACAGGGGATTATCTAGCCAGCGGTAAAGTTAATCTCAATGACCCGGTTCGCAATTACTATCGTGGCACCCCCTCTGGCACGGTTGAGTTAGGCAATGGCCAAACGGGCATTAGCGGAGGGAGCCAACCGTTTAACGTCATGAACCCTTATCTCGCCCTGAACTTCAGTATTGCGTTACAGGGTATCTATCCATCCCGCCCTTAG
- a CDS encoding DUF6916 family protein: MLGTITAADFQPLQGQVCIFETTTPTLSVRLTVEQVTSRPDCQVPGAGEAREPFGVLLSGQQDEVDFTSATGVLRLGDGATLEGVYINRVLPPMGGDPRPWYQLVFN; the protein is encoded by the coding sequence ATGTTAGGCACCATTACGGCGGCAGACTTTCAGCCGCTACAAGGACAAGTGTGTATCTTTGAGACGACGACCCCAACGCTTTCGGTGAGATTAACGGTCGAGCAAGTCACCAGCCGCCCCGACTGCCAAGTGCCGGGGGCAGGCGAGGCACGGGAGCCTTTTGGTGTTCTTCTATCGGGGCAACAAGACGAGGTTGATTTTACCAGCGCCACCGGGGTCTTGCGCTTAGGCGACGGGGCAACGCTGGAAGGCGTTTACATTAACCGTGTGTTACCCCCAATGGGTGGCGACCCACGGCCCTGGTATCAACTGGTTTTTAACTAA
- a CDS encoding GNAT family N-acetyltransferase has protein sequence MAGIGGHLNDGLQLRPSRDSDNLFLEALYRDIRQDLQLALADQDMIEALLEMQVKAQAIGYGTAYPNALYYIVEKQGERIGRVTVDFGANEVHVLDLALIKGARNKGYGAVVLKAVQSAGAQVMSPVSLSVDPLNVYAKQLYQQLGFRFERLMGAVERWVWYPQTP, from the coding sequence ATGGCTGGTATTGGCGGACACTTAAACGATGGGTTGCAACTTCGACCCTCCAGAGATTCAGATAATCTTTTTCTTGAAGCGCTTTATCGAGATATCCGGCAAGACCTGCAACTGGCGCTGGCTGATCAGGACATGATTGAGGCGCTGCTTGAGATGCAGGTTAAGGCCCAGGCAATTGGTTATGGAACCGCCTACCCCAATGCCTTGTATTATATCGTCGAGAAACAGGGTGAGCGGATCGGCCGTGTCACCGTGGATTTCGGTGCCAACGAAGTGCATGTTCTTGATCTCGCGCTGATCAAGGGAGCACGTAACAAGGGCTATGGGGCTGTCGTTCTTAAGGCAGTCCAGTCAGCAGGGGCTCAAGTTATGAGCCCCGTTTCCCTCTCCGTCGATCCATTGAATGTGTATGCCAAACAGCTTTACCAGCAGCTAGGCTTCCGCTTTGAAAGACTAATGGGGGCGGTAGAGCGCTGGGTCTGGTATCCGCAAACGCCCTAG